A genomic segment from Triticum dicoccoides isolate Atlit2015 ecotype Zavitan chromosome 1A, WEW_v2.0, whole genome shotgun sequence encodes:
- the LOC119295100 gene encoding uncharacterized protein LOC119295100 isoform X1: MPGSIRISDIQPPVTAPLFLQVNAGKKEYSGDIGQHGFSLPVTSIRDSMVMMLYNADKELVSKTEVKTKLIVELGTMDAVFTLDSGGTIILQLQFFLSDEGRKRIQEMRNSVMKRKQQELLGNGDELYFQGALFLTNGFQILSEDGPLPKEHAEDIPGIPSKDDLKKRVVFSETSVDSDMVASKDPPLQIGGTTSMLEGPIDADSKKGQGKPKSRSSSAVKKMISAFESSSPQGLPSVPRIRSESSLEEMPSVSCSETSTNPSRKPPTPGASVDAPGRTQTGPRPGKQAMIIGNKKPSTSFGKTGPLNTQESRRRSSRQSAGASNMIRPEKRSAEKRRRRSIGTYSSEQQVNPCGATSIVTWINHPHVCITTASRQLKGIVDVEHLNFVENLGQGAGDGAARCPDGSPVLNGWLINQGVRGVIVIIACGAVFFNNR, translated from the exons ATGCCGGGCAGCATCCGAATCTCAG ACATTCAGCCACCGGTCACCGCACCACTCTTCTTGCAAG TTAATGCAGGGAAAAAAGAGTACAGCGGAGACATAGGGCAGCATGGATTCTCCCT TCCTGTTACATCGATTCGTGATAGCATGGTGATGATGCTGTACAATGCAGACAAGGAATTGGTATCCAAGACAG AGGTGAAGACAAAGTTGATTGTTGAGTTGGGAACCATGGATGCTGTTTTTACTCTTGATAGTGGAGGGACAATTATTCTCCAGTTGCAGTTTTTTCTCAGCGATGAAGGTCGCAAGCGCATCCAAGAGATG AGGAACTCTGTGATGAAAAGAAAGCAGCAAGAGCTGCTTGGGAATGGCGATGAACTTTATTTCCAAG GAGCTCTGTTTCTTACAAATGGCTTTCAAATTTTATCAGAAGATGGCCCACTGCCTAAAGAGCATGCAGAAGATATCCCCGGCATCCCAAGCAAAGATGATCTGAAAAAGAGGGTCGTCTTCTCCGAAACAAGTGTAGATTCTGACATGGTGGCTTCTAAGGACCCACCGTTGCAAATTGGTGGTACTACTTCGATGCTCGAAGGTCCCATCGACGCCGATTCCAAGAAAGGACAGGGTAAACCAAAGAGTAGATCAAGCAGCGCGGTGAAGAAGATGATAAGTGCCTTCGAAAGCAGCTCCCCACAG GGTCTGCCTTCGGTGCCAAGGATCAGATCAGAGAGCTCGTTGGAAGAGATGCCGTCGGTTTCTTGTTCAGAGACTTCCACCAACCCTTCACGCAAGCCTCCTACTCCTGGTGCATCAGTGGACGCTCCAGGCCGCACCCAGACAGGTCCCAGGCCAGGGAAGCAAGCCATGATCATTGGCAACAAGAAACCAAGCACATCTTTTGGAAAGACCGGCCCGTTAAACACACAAGAAAGCCGGAGACGGAGCTCCAGGCAGAGCGCAGGAGCGAGCAACATGATTCGCCCGGAGAAGCGGTCAGCGGAAAAGCGTCGGCGTCGCTCCATCGGCACCTACTCATCGGAGCAGCAGGTGAACCCTTGTGGTGCGACGTCTATCGTCACGTGGATCAACCATCCGCACGTCTGCATCACCACTGCGAGCAGGCAGCTGAAAGGCATTGTTGACGTCGAGCACCTGAATTTCGTGGAGAACTTGGGACAG GGCGCAGGTGACGGCGCGGCGCGGTGTCCTGACGGTTCCCCGGTGCTGAATGGGTGGTTGATTAACCAG GGTGTGCGTGGTGTGATAGTGATCATAGCCTGCGGAGCTGTGTTTTTCAACAACAGGTGA
- the LOC119295100 gene encoding uncharacterized protein LOC119295100 isoform X2, giving the protein MPGSIRISDIQPPVTAPLFLQVNAGKKEYSGDIGQHGFSLPVTSIRDSMVMMLYNADKELVSKTEVKTKLIVELGTMDAVFTLDSGGTIILQLQFFLSDEGRKRIQEMRNSVMKRKQQELLGNGDELYFQEDGPLPKEHAEDIPGIPSKDDLKKRVVFSETSVDSDMVASKDPPLQIGGTTSMLEGPIDADSKKGQGKPKSRSSSAVKKMISAFESSSPQGLPSVPRIRSESSLEEMPSVSCSETSTNPSRKPPTPGASVDAPGRTQTGPRPGKQAMIIGNKKPSTSFGKTGPLNTQESRRRSSRQSAGASNMIRPEKRSAEKRRRRSIGTYSSEQQVNPCGATSIVTWINHPHVCITTASRQLKGIVDVEHLNFVENLGQGAGDGAARCPDGSPVLNGWLINQGVRGVIVIIACGAVFFNNR; this is encoded by the exons ATGCCGGGCAGCATCCGAATCTCAG ACATTCAGCCACCGGTCACCGCACCACTCTTCTTGCAAG TTAATGCAGGGAAAAAAGAGTACAGCGGAGACATAGGGCAGCATGGATTCTCCCT TCCTGTTACATCGATTCGTGATAGCATGGTGATGATGCTGTACAATGCAGACAAGGAATTGGTATCCAAGACAG AGGTGAAGACAAAGTTGATTGTTGAGTTGGGAACCATGGATGCTGTTTTTACTCTTGATAGTGGAGGGACAATTATTCTCCAGTTGCAGTTTTTTCTCAGCGATGAAGGTCGCAAGCGCATCCAAGAGATG AGGAACTCTGTGATGAAAAGAAAGCAGCAAGAGCTGCTTGGGAATGGCGATGAACTTTATTTCCAAG AAGATGGCCCACTGCCTAAAGAGCATGCAGAAGATATCCCCGGCATCCCAAGCAAAGATGATCTGAAAAAGAGGGTCGTCTTCTCCGAAACAAGTGTAGATTCTGACATGGTGGCTTCTAAGGACCCACCGTTGCAAATTGGTGGTACTACTTCGATGCTCGAAGGTCCCATCGACGCCGATTCCAAGAAAGGACAGGGTAAACCAAAGAGTAGATCAAGCAGCGCGGTGAAGAAGATGATAAGTGCCTTCGAAAGCAGCTCCCCACAG GGTCTGCCTTCGGTGCCAAGGATCAGATCAGAGAGCTCGTTGGAAGAGATGCCGTCGGTTTCTTGTTCAGAGACTTCCACCAACCCTTCACGCAAGCCTCCTACTCCTGGTGCATCAGTGGACGCTCCAGGCCGCACCCAGACAGGTCCCAGGCCAGGGAAGCAAGCCATGATCATTGGCAACAAGAAACCAAGCACATCTTTTGGAAAGACCGGCCCGTTAAACACACAAGAAAGCCGGAGACGGAGCTCCAGGCAGAGCGCAGGAGCGAGCAACATGATTCGCCCGGAGAAGCGGTCAGCGGAAAAGCGTCGGCGTCGCTCCATCGGCACCTACTCATCGGAGCAGCAGGTGAACCCTTGTGGTGCGACGTCTATCGTCACGTGGATCAACCATCCGCACGTCTGCATCACCACTGCGAGCAGGCAGCTGAAAGGCATTGTTGACGTCGAGCACCTGAATTTCGTGGAGAACTTGGGACAG GGCGCAGGTGACGGCGCGGCGCGGTGTCCTGACGGTTCCCCGGTGCTGAATGGGTGGTTGATTAACCAG GGTGTGCGTGGTGTGATAGTGATCATAGCCTGCGGAGCTGTGTTTTTCAACAACAGGTGA
- the LOC119295100 gene encoding uncharacterized protein LOC119295100 isoform X3 encodes MPGSIRISDIQPPVTAPLFLQVNAGKKEYSGDIGQHGFSLPVTSIRDSMVMMLYNADKELVSKTEVKTKLIVELGTMDAVFTLDSGGTIILQLQFFLSDEGRKRIQEMRNSVMKRKQQELLGNGDELYFQDGPLPKEHAEDIPGIPSKDDLKKRVVFSETSVDSDMVASKDPPLQIGGTTSMLEGPIDADSKKGQGKPKSRSSSAVKKMISAFESSSPQGLPSVPRIRSESSLEEMPSVSCSETSTNPSRKPPTPGASVDAPGRTQTGPRPGKQAMIIGNKKPSTSFGKTGPLNTQESRRRSSRQSAGASNMIRPEKRSAEKRRRRSIGTYSSEQQVNPCGATSIVTWINHPHVCITTASRQLKGIVDVEHLNFVENLGQGAGDGAARCPDGSPVLNGWLINQGVRGVIVIIACGAVFFNNR; translated from the exons ATGCCGGGCAGCATCCGAATCTCAG ACATTCAGCCACCGGTCACCGCACCACTCTTCTTGCAAG TTAATGCAGGGAAAAAAGAGTACAGCGGAGACATAGGGCAGCATGGATTCTCCCT TCCTGTTACATCGATTCGTGATAGCATGGTGATGATGCTGTACAATGCAGACAAGGAATTGGTATCCAAGACAG AGGTGAAGACAAAGTTGATTGTTGAGTTGGGAACCATGGATGCTGTTTTTACTCTTGATAGTGGAGGGACAATTATTCTCCAGTTGCAGTTTTTTCTCAGCGATGAAGGTCGCAAGCGCATCCAAGAGATG AGGAACTCTGTGATGAAAAGAAAGCAGCAAGAGCTGCTTGGGAATGGCGATGAACTTTATTTCCAAG ATGGCCCACTGCCTAAAGAGCATGCAGAAGATATCCCCGGCATCCCAAGCAAAGATGATCTGAAAAAGAGGGTCGTCTTCTCCGAAACAAGTGTAGATTCTGACATGGTGGCTTCTAAGGACCCACCGTTGCAAATTGGTGGTACTACTTCGATGCTCGAAGGTCCCATCGACGCCGATTCCAAGAAAGGACAGGGTAAACCAAAGAGTAGATCAAGCAGCGCGGTGAAGAAGATGATAAGTGCCTTCGAAAGCAGCTCCCCACAG GGTCTGCCTTCGGTGCCAAGGATCAGATCAGAGAGCTCGTTGGAAGAGATGCCGTCGGTTTCTTGTTCAGAGACTTCCACCAACCCTTCACGCAAGCCTCCTACTCCTGGTGCATCAGTGGACGCTCCAGGCCGCACCCAGACAGGTCCCAGGCCAGGGAAGCAAGCCATGATCATTGGCAACAAGAAACCAAGCACATCTTTTGGAAAGACCGGCCCGTTAAACACACAAGAAAGCCGGAGACGGAGCTCCAGGCAGAGCGCAGGAGCGAGCAACATGATTCGCCCGGAGAAGCGGTCAGCGGAAAAGCGTCGGCGTCGCTCCATCGGCACCTACTCATCGGAGCAGCAGGTGAACCCTTGTGGTGCGACGTCTATCGTCACGTGGATCAACCATCCGCACGTCTGCATCACCACTGCGAGCAGGCAGCTGAAAGGCATTGTTGACGTCGAGCACCTGAATTTCGTGGAGAACTTGGGACAG GGCGCAGGTGACGGCGCGGCGCGGTGTCCTGACGGTTCCCCGGTGCTGAATGGGTGGTTGATTAACCAG GGTGTGCGTGGTGTGATAGTGATCATAGCCTGCGGAGCTGTGTTTTTCAACAACAGGTGA